The Denticeps clupeoides chromosome 1, fDenClu1.1, whole genome shotgun sequence genome segment AGTTCGTGGCGTCCGTGGCGCGCAGCTTCGACGTGTCGGACGTGGGCGCCCGCGTGGGCGCGGTGCAGTTCACCTACGACCAGAGGCTGGAGTTCGGCCTGAACGACCACACCACCAAGGAGCAGGCTCTGCAGGCGCTGCGGCGGATCCCGTACATGAGCGGGGGGACGGCCACAGGGGACGCCATCACCTACGCCGTCAGGAACCTGTTCCAGAAGCGGCGGCCCGGCTCCGCCGGCCGGAACTTCCTGGTGGTGGTGACGGACGGCCAGTCGTACGACGACGTGAGGGGACCGGCTCGGGCCGCGCATAAAGAAGGTCATTCCTGTTTCCCATTATTCATAATCCGCGCGTGAAGCCAGCGGCGTGAACGTTCCCGTCCCCCCATGCAGGCATCACGGTCTTctcggtgggcgtggcctgggcCCCGCTGGACGACCTGCGCTCCATGGCGTCGGAGCCGAAGGAGAGCCACACCTTCTTCACGCGGGAGTTCAGCGGCCTGGCCAACTTCCAGCAGACCTTGGTCAGGGCCATCTGCAGGGACTTCACCGACGCCAACTAGCGCCGGGACCTTCTGGGCTCTTTATTTCCAGCTGCATCTCTGCCTGTAGAACAGTAGGTCGTAGCTGCGCCGGCGTTCCGGTCTGGTCCCTGCATGTGGCGAGTAGATGCCAGGAAATGAATTGATGTGATGTGCCAGCCACCACTGtaatatatttctgtaaatgaGCCGCTTTGGAGTCGTTGTATTCATCGTTTTGCTGATATGCTTCATATATATGATTGCAATGCTTGAAAATTCTGCATCGGGCAGcaacacagaggaggaggaaaagtcGAAATTCCTTAACGTGTTTGAATAATGCAGTAATAACCATAGACTGGGATCCCTCTGGATTGCATGAACCAGCACCACATGgttaaaatatcatattttagACTATTATACATAATGCAAAATGAAACCAAATGCTCTATTAGAAGGAAATTGTTTGTAAAATTGTATGACGGACGATCCATtactttttgtgttcatttgcagGCTTGATTTTCTTCCACATTCTGCAGACAAACAGCattggatggggggggggggcatgtaACGATTGTATATTTCTGTCAtaatttattacttttcacTCAATAAAAGGCAAATATTTTTACGCCCCTCGTTTATTATAACATGATTACTTGGCGCTATTTATTCGTAGAAATTGGAATTCAAAGCCCCAGGAAAAACTTCCCTTCATGTTGAGTTTCGCCAGGAAATCGACATTCAAAAAAGGTCAAAACGAGGGTCCCCAACTCAAGAAAACTTTTGTGTGTCTGATCCAAATAAAGCAGGTCAGAGGTCGGATGGTCTGTACAGGTACaccatttaatatttattatagacattttatatacattactTTTCAACAGCGGTATTCTGCTATGTGATACAATCTTTAAAATCTGATTCATAGTTTGTAAatcaaaaacattacaaaactCATCAAAAACTTGCAAACTGatcagaacctttttttttttttccttttttggaaGACTagaaaaaatactttattttattaatcatgcattacacaaaaaaaaaaaaaaaaaaaaaaaaactttgttaagCAAGAACTGTAGCGTGTTTGAAAGGAAAATGGATAAAAGCAGGGAAATAAAACAAGTtgaccttaaagaaagaaatggaatAATGTATGGGCAGCTGCTTAGCTTTTACAATATAACTTCTTCTGCTCCTCTGATCCAATTTCGATGAGCCAAATCCCAACattcggaaaaaaaaatgaaaacaataatatatatatatgtatataggactaaccaaacaaataaaataaatacacagataGCGTTAAGATGCCCGACCCTGTGATAAATTAAACTCTAGTACAGTAAGGTGTACAAAAATATCACATAGTGATAGGATGACAAggtttacattttcttttagagTTCTTCCAGAggccttgacctttgacccctacGGTTTGAGACGCTGGGATGAGAAATAAAAGTGCCTGAGCGAGATTTTCAGGAAAAGGTGAACTTGCCAATTTTAAaatgtggatggatggatggatggatgaaagaGCAGAAAGACGTTCTCTTACTCTTGTTCGTTACAAACTGAATTCTCAGTTATGGCAgtttttattcatataaaaaaggattataaaaactatattttttttatattacacaaaaaaattcatgtaACTAATAGCTAAAGAATGAAGCTGACTGGATtgagtaaatatatttatatatgtgggTTTCATTGTGGTTTTCCCCCACCGTACAGTTGGAGGTTGGGACaaggagagagtgtgtgtgtgtgtgtgtgtgtgtgtgtgtgtgtgcgcgaccTACCGATGCACGATTACCAGTCTTCAGCCTCCGGAACGTTCCTACAGCacactgacctcagatcagctCAGAACTCCCATACAGTAAAACGACCATTAAacgcttctctctctctctctggaaagGCTCCGGGAACACAGATCACACGGACAGGCTCCGCCCACCCCGAGTCCAGACATGGCCGCCGGGCGGGTGCCGCTCCCGCGTGGTGTCAACGATGCTACCGTTACAGACAGGCAGTGACGCAGTCTCTCTTCTCGAGTGTTTCACGCAACgctagtgtgtttgtgtgtgtgcaagtgtgcgTTCCTGTTCTACACAAAGACTTTGGCGAGGGCGTCGGCCCCGGCGCTGGCGATGAAGGCCTTGGAGGGGTGGAAGGCCACATCGTAGATGCTCTCATCAGACTTCTTCCTGTGGGCGGTGATCTCCTGGACACACGTCTTACTGTCCAGGTTCCACAGACGGATGGAGCAGTCGTGGCCTGAGGAGGAGAGGACGTCACTACAGCCAGCGTTTCAACAAACACCGGTCTACTGGAGGACATGTTCCTTACTTCCTGACATCAGGTAGATGCCATTGGGGTCCACGGCCAGGCTGGTGACGGCGTCTAGATGAGCCACCATCGCGTGAATGAGCTTCCCTGCAGCATCCAAACACGTAGATTCATGAATCCCAAACATGATTCATTTAATGATTCATGAATCATTTAACTCATCTGTTTAATTtgagaatacaaaaaaagaataaaagaaaattttGTACAACGAACTCACCCGATTTGTTGTCGAAGAACTTGATGTGTCGGTCCTCGTGTGCCGTGACGGTGACGGGGAGAGTCGGGTGGCTCACCACCTTGTTGATGTGGTTGCCTGCAGGTAAAGCTGAAAGAGAGTCGGCTCGGGATGAGAACGAGCATGACAATGACGTGACCGTCACTGTGAAACGTGTCTAGGGTGCAAAATAAATCCATCTCTTGGTAAGaaacagggttcttacacatttttacaaaagaatttcatttacatttacagcatttatcagacgcccttatccagagcgacttacaatcagtagttacagagacagtccccccctggagcaacttagggttaagtgtcttgctcagggacacaatggtagtaagtggggtttgaacctgggtcttctggttcacaggcgagtgtcttacccactaggctactaccaccctccacgACTTTTCAATGACTCAAATGGTTCTCAAATTTTCATGACGTTcttagaaaacaaaaataacaaaaaaagtcaaatttaccaggAAATTGTTAAGCTAAACTTGAAAACCCTGAAAAGCTGAACTGTCCCTCAAAGTTCATCATGTTCGAGCGCAGATCAGCAGCTGAAAAATTCGGCGgatgagaaagttctggaagcGTGATGCGGTGAAccacgtaaagccagcaaagagaCTCCAGAACCTGCGCTGGTTTTCAACGTTGTGGTTGTAAACCACAGTCTCACGGGAACcatgtacttcattatacagTCGTgcgtcaatcagatttcaattaaTTATCCAGAACTTATATTCGAGACAAACCTTTCCAGTTTTTTAATGAGCGTAAGAATCCTGAATAAAGtaacacacacgcgcgcacacacacacacacacacacacacacaggactcaCTGCTGTCACCCTGTGCTGCGAACACCACGGTTGGCTGGGACGTCTCCATGTCGTAGACGACCGCGTTCCCCGTGTTGAAGGACGCCACCATGTGGGCGGGGTCGCAGCCATTGAAGTCCACCGCGGTGGGGACGCCGTGTTCTGAGGCGGAGAGACGCGTTTCAGTAGGTGACCGACCGGGACACTTGAGAGAAGACGGGTGTGGGACACGCTCACCTTTCTCCGAGTTGTACGTGTTGAGGCAGCAGTTTTTCTCCGGAGGGTTCCAGAGCCGCACGGTTCCATCCGCAGAGCACGACAGCAGCCGGTTCTTGATGCCGCTGTAAGCCAGGCCCCACACCGCGTCGGTGTGGCCGAGTAGCGTCCCAGCCAGAGTGCTGGggtctgaacacacacacacacacacacacacacacacacacacacacacacacttcaaattcATGTTCTACAACACTGTGGCCTGCCAGCTACATGAAACCAGATGCTCCCATTTTCAGGGCGGGGCTGCAGTAGGGCCGTCCAGGTGCTCCTCACTTGTtaacatctacagcatttaccagacgcccttatccagagccacttataACCAGTTGTTACTGGGACTGCTAATAtatcatataataatataataactttCACATTCACATATTAGCAACTTACCAGTAAAAAACCTAAACGTGCAGCAtctttaagacctttaaactcttaCTAGTAAGAGTTACTAGTTACTAGTACTAGTAATTGATATTTGAGACTTTTTAAGGGCCCGCGGACTCCCTGGTGTCTCTGTTCCGTACCGTAGGTGTCATAAGGGTCCACGTTAGAGCTGGGGATGTTCCACCACTGGATGGTCGAGTCGATGCCGCCGCTGAAGCACTGTTCTCCACTGGAGCTGACCGCCAGCGACAGCACCGCACCTCTGCAGGCGAGAAGACCGTCCTCtcgtaatataatataatatataatataatacaatatacaCGCGCACGAGAGAAAAATGCAGAGACGCCCAGGGTTCTGCACCggctctttttactctttgcacaaaatctttttttaaatatatatatctatacatacattgactttcactcattagttacacatattttatgttaaagacgaaAAAgttatttggttatgtttgcaatatttgcatattggttttcattgtttacttgcaatatttgtacagtcgctaaaagcatttcactgcatatcataccgtgtacgactgtgtaggtgacaaataaagtttgaatttgaaatagTGACAAAAAGGCATTCATGCAAGTATATTACAGGCAGCATCATACTCACACGTGGGCTCTGAACGTATAGATGGGCTCCACGTCAAAAGAGGCACTTCTGAAACGAGATCAAGACAAGTCACATGGTGTCCACCCGAGCTCTGGACACCGGCTTCCTGGGACTAAAGGGGCCGTCATGCAGACTGTCCTGCTGGATCATCATATACACGACCAGACGGCATTAACAGAAACGTCACCGTCAGAGGCCACCGAGACAACTCGCCGTGAGTGGAAGCGAAGAGGCGAGTAGGACGCCAGTGACGTGACGAGTGTTCAGGACCCTTTAAAACAGGGACAATCCTAAAAACCCAACCGTCCAGGTTACAAATGTCTGTGGACGGGGTGGCGGGAGGACTAAATAAAAGGAAACGACGACCAGAGACATTTGGGGTGAAGTGTAAGTGATTGGGAGTCTAATTTAGAACAATTTACCGCTATTAGAACCAGAACCGTGACTGACTTGGGACAGACAGGAACCGTGACggacgggggacgggcaggaaCCGTCCGTGGACACGCAAACACCTACTTTTTGGCAGGCACGGTCTTCTGTAGGTTCCACAGCTTGAGGGTGTGGTCTTCGGAGACGGTCACCAGTACCGGCTCCACCGGATGGAAGGCCAGGGCGCGTACCCCGTCGAAGTGGCTGCGCAGCGTGTACTTGGGGTTCCACGTTTTACGGAACGCGTCCTTGTTTGCAGGCAACTGAAATCAAATCGGGACGGATGTTTAATTAAACACTTCCTACCATAGTGTCCcggagcaggacacttaacttaTGGAGACGCCCCGGGATCGCGGATGTctgtcgcagacggaccaatggcagctccCCACCTGGAGCCCCGCCTCCCCTACAACAGCTGCTGCAGTTCACTGGACAGGTCTTCTCTGTGGGCTGGGACTGTCCCCTGCTGACTGTCCACAGGCGAGCAGTCCAGGGTCACGCGGGCGCACAGCACCACGAGATATGTGACGCCgctgaccccgccccctccagCGACGCCGCAGAGTGTTGCAGGTTCATAAATATGTTGGACGCGACCGTATCTCATGAAGACGAGGGCGTCGgctgaactttgacccctgcATGCCGTGACTCGTACAAAGCGGAATCGGACGAAGCTCCACAAATCTACAACATACCACATCTTACCCGGTCTTACCGGGCAAGCCCCGCCTTCTCCTTCCAGCCAACTCGGCAGGTCCTGCATGGACCCCGACATGGAGCCCGACATGGAGCCCGACATGGAGCCCGACATGGAGCCCGACATGGAGCCCGACATGGAGCCCGACATGGACCCCGACATGGACCCCGACATGGACCGACGGAGCAGAGCCGGGGGCGGTGACTCGCGTTTATCGCTCAGCCCTGGCGCCCGCGTTCTTCCTCTCTGACCGGCCCCGCCCACTCTGGATGGACGATGACAAACGGCGCATTTTTACAACACCGGAGCAAACAAAGACGAGTTGTGTGTTCTGTACAGGATGTGTTGGACACGTCCTCCGCCTGCTAGATCGGCGTGTCTCATGGGGCGCTGCCCGGTGTGAAGGGATTTACATCCAGAGATACTGAGAttaaagtcagtagttacagggacagtcccccccctggacacactcagggttaaatgtcctgctcaggaacaagatggtagtaagtgaagaaagtgaagtgattgtcacatgtgatacacagcagcacagcacacggtgcacacagtgaaatgtgtcctctgtatttaaccatcaccctgagtgagcagtgggcggccatgacaggcgcccggggagcagtgtgtggggacggtgctttgctcggtggcacctcagtggcaccttggcggatcgggattcgaaccggcaaccttcggattacggggccgcttacttaaccgctaggcccccactgccccgtgtggggttcgaacctggctCTCCCGGTGTTTTAGCCCCCAGGATACTATGATTTGGTCCTGCAGATACAGAGTGAATGTTTGGAAGAGAACGTTCCTCCTCCATGCAGCTGATATGGAGGCGTGGCTCCCGGTGGGCAGCTGCCATTGGCCCACGTGTCATGGGCGCCTCCACAATGGTTATGCGAGGGTGTGAGATACTTCTGAGATCTGATGTGAGAAGATGACAGCAGGTGGCCTTACATCGTAACTGTAGTCGGCCTCATCGTTGGCCACGGTCAGGTCCGCCAGGTCCCCGAGTCCCAGCACGCTGTCCAGGACGTCTTCAGAGCCCAGCAGGAAGGACTTCCCTCCTCCAGAGGTGAACGGCAGCGGCTCGGCTGAGAAagggaagagggagaggaggagatccCGGTGAACGAGGTAAACACACCGTGGCCTGGTCTGTATGCCACCCAACCCGGCCATCTAGTGGTGACCTGGCGAGGACCATCAAGCTGCCACCTCGCGGTGATGGCGTCCGTCGTGAGGGCACTAATGCAGAAATCGTGTTGATGTGAACATGTGACCGAAGGCGGCGTGTTGACATGTCGTTCTGTCGGGTATAAAGACGACATGCGACTTaaccgccacacacacacacacacacacacaccagctgcaGCTGCTCACGACGAGAACATGCACCACCGGAGTAAAATATATACGGCCAACGTGAACCCAGAAACCAtttacatctcacacacacacacacacacacacacgtgcgcgcGAGCATGTAGGCTACGCTAGAGAAGAGTGTGAAGTGATGGACTATAAAGCATAATAACTAGTGACGTTACAGGTATAGGATCTTCAGAGGGAACCTAAACGGTACGTTACGACACACTCGTAATACCGGACTTTTAATACGCCGAGTTGGTAGAATCCAGGATTTCTGGTATTTAGTCTCCTGGTAAAATCTAATCACGTAGATATATTTGGTCAGGATGGAACATCCGGGGTAAAAATGAAGAGGACGAATG includes the following:
- the strn3 gene encoding striatin-3 isoform X1, which gives rise to MDEQPAGGGGPAAPPQGSSSLSPALMLQPPQQDEPPRPQQYTIPGILHYIQHEWARFEMERAHWEVERAELQARIAFLQGERKGQENLKNDLVRRIKMLEYALKQERAKYHKLKYGTELNQGEVKMPSFESEDTKDSDAPAVPQNSQLTWKQGRQLLRQYLQEVGYTDTILDVRGQRVRSLLGLSGSEQNGSVESKNLEQILNGGESPAKRKGQDMKRTSGDVLETFNFLENADDSDDDEDEEGELMEDLEKHRTKKHKIKVGNEGLASDLPDDPDTEEALKEFDFLVNAEDGEGAGEARSSGDGTEWAEPLPFTSGGGKSFLLGSEDVLDSVLGLGDLADLTVANDEADYSYDLPANKDAFRKTWNPKYTLRSHFDGVRALAFHPVEPVLVTVSEDHTLKLWNLQKTVPAKKSASFDVEPIYTFRAHVGAVLSLAVSSSGEQCFSGGIDSTIQWWNIPSSNVDPYDTYDPSTLAGTLLGHTDAVWGLAYSGIKNRLLSCSADGTVRLWNPPEKNCCLNTYNSEKEHGVPTAVDFNGCDPAHMVASFNTGNAVVYDMETSQPTVVFAAQGDSTLPAGNHINKVVSHPTLPVTVTAHEDRHIKFFDNKSGKLIHAMVAHLDAVTSLAVDPNGIYLMSGSHDCSIRLWNLDSKTCVQEITAHRKKSDESIYDVAFHPSKAFIASAGADALAKVFV
- the strn3 gene encoding striatin-3 isoform X2, which gives rise to MLEYALKQERAKYHKLKYGTELNQGEVKMPSFESEDTKDSDAPAVPQNSQLTWKQGRQLLRQYLQEVGYTDTILDVRGQRVRSLLGLSGSEQNGSVESKNLEQILNGGESPAKRKGQDMKRTSGDVLETFNFLENADDSDDDEDEEGELMEDLEKHRTKKHKIKVGNEGLASDLPDDPDTEEALKEFDFLVNAEDGEGAGEARSSGDGTEWAEPLPFTSGGGKSFLLGSEDVLDSVLGLGDLADLTVANDEADYSYDLPANKDAFRKTWNPKYTLRSHFDGVRALAFHPVEPVLVTVSEDHTLKLWNLQKTVPAKKSASFDVEPIYTFRAHVGAVLSLAVSSSGEQCFSGGIDSTIQWWNIPSSNVDPYDTYDPSTLAGTLLGHTDAVWGLAYSGIKNRLLSCSADGTVRLWNPPEKNCCLNTYNSEKEHGVPTAVDFNGCDPAHMVASFNTGNAVVYDMETSQPTVVFAAQGDSTLPAGNHINKVVSHPTLPVTVTAHEDRHIKFFDNKSGKLIHAMVAHLDAVTSLAVDPNGIYLMSGSHDCSIRLWNLDSKTCVQEITAHRKKSDESIYDVAFHPSKAFIASAGADALAKVFV